A window of the Miscanthus floridulus cultivar M001 chromosome 14, ASM1932011v1, whole genome shotgun sequence genome harbors these coding sequences:
- the LOC136503494 gene encoding uncharacterized protein: MWFVAPVSSTQRRGLTASFSSSLRWRRTFRSTRWMRASVSAAMYISAPSSSSASATWAAPFFFPRQSLAQWPLFAAVVAESVGRWLPATGIADTRVLAVATIARRGSYTASSASTPTALPAVAGAGAATGVLLLTACLVAGFPIFLAEHQAPHGIRDLLWLGALLEHAQPSNHLLDGDLVQIEEHLEGDSGLVQPFRDHLQQLLHYLSIGDVVAEGAEVGGERGDADAEPVDALPFLEGEVTEFPAELLRAGVARAFVADPQVLDRVPRLFHRALDGEGAPELGGHRA, from the coding sequence ATGTGGTTCGTCGCGCCGGTATCAAGCACCCAGCGGCGAGGCCTCacggcctccttctcctcctcactGAGGTGGAGGAGAACCTTCCGTTCGACGAGGTGGATGCGGGCCTCAGTGTCCGCGGCGATGTACATCAgcgccccttcttcttcttcggccaGCGCGACATGggccgcgcccttcttcttcccgcgGCAATCCTTGGCCCAGTGGCCACTTTTTGCCGCAGTTGTTGCAGAGAGTGTCGGGCGGTGGCTTCCCGCCACCGGCATTGCCGACACCCGCGTTTTGGCCGTCGCGACCATCGCGCGACGAGGATCCTACACCGCCTCATCCGCGTCCACGCCCACGGCGCTTCCCGCGGTTGCTGGAGCTGGAGCCGCCACCGGAGTTCTCCTGCTCACGGCGTGCCTTGTGGCGGGCTTCCCAATCTTCCTCGCAGAGCATCAGGCGCCCCATGGCATCCGTGACCTGCTTTGGCTTGGTGCACTCCTCGAACATGCGCAGCCGTCCAACCACCTCCTCGATGGCGACCTCGTTCAGATTGAGGAACATCTCGAGGGAGACAGCGGCTTGGTTCAGCCTTTCAGGGACCACCTACAGCAGCTTCTTCACTACCTCAGCATCGGTGATGTTGTCGCCGAGGGAGCGGAGGTTGGTGGCGAGCGCGGTGATGCGGATGCCGAACCCGTTGACGCTCTCCCCTTCCTTGAAGGAGAGGTTACCGAATTCCCGGCGGAGCTACTGCGCGCTGGCGTCGCGCGCGCGTTCGTCGCCGATCCACAAGTTCTTGACCGTGTCCCACGCCTCTTTCACCGTGCGCTTGACGGCGAGGGTGCTCCAGAGCTCGGAGGGCACCGAGCGTAG